The Neorhodopirellula lusitana genome contains a region encoding:
- a CDS encoding DUF932 domain-containing protein — MAHALATTDGKTAMMYAGETPWHGLGTKLDEPATSREAITAAGLNYNVDLKPVYTGDGTLIPQRKAVVRDDSREVLGVVGNSYQPVQNHQSFGFLDSIVADGQLRYHTAGALGKGEKIWMLAKLPGEIRIKDSEDVTEQFLLLSNSHDGSSALRVFFTPIRVVCANTLGLAERRGRGQGVSVVHKGDLAAKVGEAQKILGLATKFYDSVEERINHLANHYPSREQLDGYFQRLYPDSPDSKNKRAENVRSELFRLFEEGRGQDIPETRLTTWAAFNAVTEFVDHHRTTRGKSDRDRASSRLESAWFGSGAALKARAWDEALDLAV; from the coding sequence ATGGCTCATGCACTCGCAACGACGGATGGAAAGACGGCAATGATGTACGCTGGGGAGACTCCCTGGCACGGACTCGGTACGAAGTTGGATGAACCAGCGACATCCCGCGAAGCGATCACGGCGGCTGGTCTCAACTACAACGTGGACTTGAAGCCGGTCTACACCGGTGATGGGACGTTGATTCCGCAGCGGAAGGCGGTCGTCCGCGATGACTCTCGCGAAGTTCTTGGAGTCGTGGGCAATAGCTATCAGCCGGTTCAAAATCACCAGAGCTTCGGATTCCTGGATTCCATCGTTGCCGATGGGCAGCTGCGGTATCACACCGCTGGGGCACTCGGCAAGGGTGAGAAAATCTGGATGCTGGCGAAGCTGCCGGGTGAAATCCGGATCAAAGATTCGGAAGACGTCACGGAACAATTCCTGTTGTTGAGCAATTCCCACGATGGCAGTTCGGCACTGCGGGTTTTCTTCACGCCGATCCGGGTCGTGTGCGCCAATACTCTGGGACTCGCCGAACGTCGTGGACGTGGGCAGGGAGTGTCCGTTGTTCACAAGGGCGATCTCGCGGCCAAGGTCGGGGAAGCTCAGAAAATCCTGGGACTAGCGACGAAGTTTTACGACAGCGTCGAAGAACGGATCAATCATCTGGCAAACCACTATCCCAGTCGCGAACAACTTGATGGCTACTTTCAGCGTCTTTACCCAGACAGTCCCGACTCGAAAAACAAGCGGGCTGAAAACGTACGATCAGAATTGTTTCGGCTGTTCGAGGAAGGCAGAGGCCAGGACATTCCTGAAACAAGACTGACCACATGGGCTGCGTTCAATGCCGTCACGGAGTTCGTGGACCATCACCGGACGACTCGAGGCAAATCAGATCGAGATCGGGCCTCCAGTCGATTGGAATCCGCTTGGTTCGGCAGCGGCGCCGCGTTGAAGGCTCGGGCCTGGGACGAAGCTTTGGATTTGGCGGTTTAG
- a CDS encoding metallophosphoesterase, giving the protein MTKDSGTHGRLIAIGDVHGHEAALRSILKLIEPTYQDTIVTLGDYVNRGPDSSGVIDCLLDLGELCELIPILGNHDEMLLDARKDRYALDRFLASGGDKTLLSYGSQSLNAVPNTHWEFLESCQDLYATGRFAFTHANLCRYTPFPQQQSSILRWTGIDEMEICNHESGKIAVVGHSAGDQIRDFGTCICIDTGCGFGGLLTAYEPASKKAWQVTEVGEAVR; this is encoded by the coding sequence ATGACGAAAGACAGTGGGACACATGGCCGGTTGATCGCGATTGGCGATGTTCATGGTCATGAAGCGGCACTGCGATCCATTTTGAAATTGATCGAGCCAACCTACCAGGACACAATCGTGACGCTCGGGGATTACGTTAACCGTGGTCCCGACTCAAGCGGCGTGATTGACTGCTTGCTGGATCTTGGGGAATTGTGTGAGCTGATTCCCATCTTGGGCAACCACGACGAAATGCTGCTGGACGCTCGAAAAGACCGATATGCACTGGACCGTTTTTTGGCAAGCGGAGGCGACAAGACCCTGCTCTCTTACGGATCGCAAAGCTTGAACGCCGTCCCCAACACTCACTGGGAGTTTTTGGAATCTTGCCAAGACCTCTATGCGACGGGACGCTTTGCGTTCACCCATGCAAACCTTTGCCGGTACACGCCATTCCCCCAACAGCAATCTTCCATCCTGAGATGGACGGGGATTGATGAAATGGAAATCTGCAATCATGAGAGCGGAAAGATTGCAGTCGTGGGGCATTCAGCAGGGGATCAGATTCGGGACTTCGGGACGTGCATCTGTATCGACACCGGATGTGGATTCGGCGGACTTCTCACGGCTTACGAGCCAGCGAGCAAGAAGGCTTGGCAAGTCACAGAGGTTGGTGAGGCAGTCCGCTAA
- a CDS encoding RecB family exonuclease: MTPITRPHWSFSSINQYRRCPLQFFFERIARIPRRTVSSSLVFGSAIHDALAGYHQRIKLGREATEQSLKSDFMGSWKVRNADQQVTFKAKESASDLVGKGQAMMELYSKEEPPANIIAVEERVLVPLCDSSGSILERPLAATCDLISGTPEQTKVTEFKTAAKAYSAFDVESSLQPNCYTQSALSTLDRWVSVEFVVFTKTNTPKIQRLKTSRLQEDLDRLGDVAKNIERAVENQIFYPIESPMNCSGCPFREECQDWRSTKPSLQREREKQQNREIVCAG, encoded by the coding sequence ATGACACCCATCACGCGTCCTCACTGGAGTTTCAGTTCGATCAACCAGTATCGACGCTGTCCGCTCCAGTTCTTCTTCGAGAGAATCGCCAGAATTCCTCGCAGAACGGTCAGCAGCAGTCTCGTTTTTGGTTCAGCTATCCACGATGCTCTGGCCGGTTATCACCAACGAATCAAGCTGGGCAGGGAGGCCACGGAACAGAGTTTGAAGTCTGACTTCATGGGCTCGTGGAAAGTCCGGAACGCGGATCAACAGGTCACGTTCAAGGCAAAGGAATCAGCATCGGATTTGGTTGGGAAAGGCCAAGCCATGATGGAGCTGTACTCCAAGGAAGAACCACCAGCCAACATCATTGCCGTCGAGGAACGGGTCTTGGTTCCATTGTGCGATAGCAGCGGCAGCATCCTAGAGCGACCGTTGGCGGCCACTTGTGATCTGATCTCCGGAACACCTGAGCAAACCAAGGTCACTGAGTTCAAGACAGCGGCAAAAGCGTACTCCGCGTTTGACGTGGAAAGCTCGCTCCAGCCGAATTGCTACACGCAGTCAGCCCTGTCCACACTGGACCGATGGGTGTCCGTTGAGTTTGTAGTCTTTACCAAAACGAACACCCCAAAGATTCAAAGGCTGAAAACATCGAGGTTACAGGAGGATTTGGACAGACTCGGGGATGTGGCGAAGAATATCGAACGAGCAGTGGAAAACCAAATTTTCTACCCGATCGAAAGTCCCATGAACTGTTCTGGATGCCCCTTTCGTGAGGAGTGCCAAGATTGGCGTTCAACCAAACCGAGTCTCCAGCGGGAGCGTGAAAAGCAACAGAATCGGGAGATCGTTTGTGCTGGTTGA
- a CDS encoding helix-turn-helix transcriptional regulator, translating into MAKKSGPKKNIPERPDGDRRIRQSLRIARVLHVLNLIQSRGRWNVSAIAKELGCSNRTVHRDLNVLEFCGVPFYFSEEEQCYRVRSDFRFPTLALTDDEVLGQAIATAITQAPGLDIGLGATPTTTRLASSSKDETKQIIADAMSLVDVFDLKLADHSQHGEILKTVQLALLGSNQVTGVYESPYEDSPIKLTVHPYRLCLVKQAWYIIGHIEGETEAKTFRAARFKSLRQTKTVANRPEKFDLRKHFGNAWSVFRGSKSYDVELRFDASVARTVVETHWHHTQTEKKHRDGSVTLKLTVDGIEEIQRWVLGWTGSVKVLRPLELKDGVIEKLEKGVADNSKYSETT; encoded by the coding sequence ATGGCGAAAAAATCCGGTCCCAAGAAAAATATCCCGGAACGTCCCGATGGAGACCGGCGGATTCGGCAAAGCCTTCGGATTGCCAGAGTTCTTCACGTCCTGAACCTCATCCAGTCCCGAGGTCGTTGGAATGTCAGTGCCATCGCGAAGGAACTGGGGTGTTCCAACCGAACGGTCCACCGGGATCTGAATGTCCTGGAGTTCTGTGGGGTTCCGTTCTACTTCAGTGAAGAAGAGCAATGCTACCGAGTGCGATCCGACTTCCGATTCCCAACCCTCGCACTGACGGACGATGAGGTTCTGGGACAAGCGATCGCAACGGCAATCACCCAAGCTCCTGGGTTGGACATTGGTCTGGGTGCAACACCCACAACGACGCGATTAGCGTCATCATCGAAAGACGAAACGAAACAGATCATCGCGGACGCTATGAGCTTGGTAGACGTTTTCGACCTGAAACTGGCCGACCACAGCCAACATGGAGAGATTCTAAAGACCGTCCAACTGGCACTTCTTGGATCAAATCAAGTCACGGGAGTCTACGAATCGCCCTACGAGGATTCGCCGATAAAACTAACGGTCCATCCCTATCGGCTCTGTTTGGTGAAGCAAGCTTGGTACATCATCGGGCACATCGAAGGCGAGACGGAAGCAAAGACATTCCGTGCCGCACGGTTCAAGAGCTTGCGACAGACGAAGACAGTTGCAAACCGCCCTGAGAAGTTCGATTTGCGAAAGCACTTTGGCAATGCTTGGTCAGTGTTCCGGGGCAGCAAAAGCTATGACGTGGAACTTCGCTTCGATGCATCAGTAGCTCGTACGGTGGTGGAAACCCATTGGCACCACACGCAGACGGAAAAGAAACATCGGGACGGAAGTGTGACATTGAAGCTCACAGTGGATGGTATTGAAGAAATCCAAAGATGGGTACTTGGCTGGACCGGTTCTGTAAAGGTTCTGAGACCGCTGGAACTGAAAGACGGTGTCATCGAGAAGCTCGAGAAAGGAGTAGCTGACAATTCAAAGTATTCGGAAACAACATGA
- a CDS encoding MBL fold metallo-hydrolase, whose product MQLTIFRGSKEVGGNCIEVHSGGTRIILDVGMPLFDEDGQAHDGFTLGRMNTDQLKAEGIIPKVPGLFSGDESPDAILLSHAHLDHVGLLKHTKPSIPVYASKGTSKMMLAGSVYANQQQLPRDRFREVEPEQAFVIGDITVTAFPVDHSIHGCFAFLIEADEKRILYTGDLRLHGRRPDEHKQIIEALGKTSLDVLIVEGTHFGFDDGNKVTEEQLALQIACHIEDTLGLVLASFSPQNVDRLRAFIAASKQTNRTFVADAYTAFVLHLISADAALDNPIEAGQGRVYFPENLKEKILRRGTNRANELCRDAEIDLAEILDAPEKYVMVFRSSMLSDFGGKLPAETHCLYSTWHGYSDRPDWQEVKRALDLAAGKLTHVHTSGHALSSDIVDFTKAMNAKTIVPIHSFEPETFKEHFGNVTIAKDGEAIEI is encoded by the coding sequence ATGCAATTGACCATATTCCGAGGAAGCAAAGAGGTAGGCGGAAATTGCATTGAAGTTCATTCCGGGGGCACAAGAATCATCCTGGATGTGGGGATGCCACTGTTTGATGAAGATGGGCAGGCACACGACGGATTCACACTCGGGCGGATGAACACGGACCAACTTAAAGCTGAGGGAATCATCCCCAAAGTTCCTGGTCTGTTCTCCGGTGACGAGTCACCCGATGCTATTCTCCTTTCCCATGCCCATCTCGATCATGTCGGGCTACTAAAGCACACGAAGCCGTCAATTCCCGTGTACGCGAGTAAGGGAACCAGCAAGATGATGCTGGCCGGTAGTGTTTATGCGAATCAGCAACAACTTCCCAGAGACCGGTTCAGAGAGGTCGAGCCCGAGCAGGCGTTTGTGATTGGAGACATCACCGTGACGGCTTTTCCCGTTGACCATTCCATTCACGGTTGTTTTGCCTTTCTTATCGAAGCCGACGAAAAGCGAATTCTCTACACTGGAGATTTGCGGCTTCATGGCAGACGGCCAGACGAACATAAACAGATCATCGAAGCACTCGGGAAAACGAGCCTGGACGTACTGATCGTGGAGGGAACTCACTTCGGCTTCGACGATGGGAATAAAGTCACGGAAGAACAGCTTGCATTGCAAATCGCTTGTCATATCGAGGACACACTGGGTTTGGTTCTGGCTTCGTTCTCACCCCAGAACGTGGATCGACTCAGGGCCTTCATCGCTGCGTCGAAACAGACCAACCGAACTTTCGTGGCCGACGCCTACACTGCCTTTGTTCTTCATTTGATCAGCGCCGACGCAGCCCTCGACAACCCGATCGAAGCAGGACAAGGTCGGGTCTACTTCCCTGAAAACTTGAAAGAGAAAATCCTTCGGCGGGGAACCAACCGGGCAAATGAATTATGCCGGGACGCGGAAATCGACCTAGCCGAAATCTTAGACGCCCCCGAAAAGTACGTGATGGTTTTTCGATCGAGCATGCTGAGTGACTTCGGCGGGAAGCTTCCTGCGGAGACGCACTGCCTTTACTCTACATGGCACGGGTATAGCGATCGCCCTGACTGGCAGGAAGTCAAAAGGGCTCTCGATCTGGCAGCAGGCAAGCTCACCCACGTGCACACCAGCGGCCACGCCCTGTCATCGGATATTGTCGACTTCACCAAAGCCATGAACGCCAAAACGATCGTCCCGATTCACAGCTTTGAACCAGAGACTTTCAAAGAGCATTTTGGGAATGTGACGATCGCAAAGGACGGAGAAGCAATCGAGATCTAA
- a CDS encoding HTH domain-containing protein, which translates to MQMATEPKKEVKERSDAERRARQCARLANLMRVLHLISGRGRWDVRTLAEELECSQRTVHRMLSTLSMAGVPWYFDEKIRAYKVRPGFKFPMVEQVTTDDMNSCSVESDAGEIQIATTQLIEDGEAFAESLEHFLTTMKAISNRCQDS; encoded by the coding sequence ATGCAGATGGCCACGGAGCCCAAAAAGGAAGTGAAAGAACGTAGCGATGCCGAGAGGCGAGCTCGTCAGTGCGCGCGTCTAGCCAATTTGATGCGTGTGCTTCACTTAATTTCAGGTCGCGGTCGATGGGACGTAAGAACGCTCGCTGAAGAACTGGAATGTTCGCAGCGAACAGTTCATCGAATGCTCTCGACCCTCAGTATGGCAGGGGTGCCGTGGTACTTCGACGAAAAGATTCGTGCATACAAAGTACGCCCCGGGTTCAAGTTCCCCATGGTGGAACAGGTGACGACCGACGACATGAACTCTTGTTCGGTCGAGTCCGATGCTGGCGAGATTCAAATTGCAACTACTCAATTGATCGAAGACGGCGAAGCGTTCGCGGAATCACTCGAACATTTCCTGACAACGATGAAAGCAATTTCGAACAGATGTCAAGATTCTTGA
- a CDS encoding tyrosine-type recombinase/integrase: MAKKKGPESPDEQPKVRIAAPKNRPLQIRYFCHRENREIRISVGSRNMEDAERLKKEIEAKLLLGIEVRSDKKIVLGPEMEWDQFREQYTTQHLNSLRDKTAEDAESRLDIATRIIKPKTLGAMAEPSSLQRLQSRLLAGEQSMRGKPRSSHTVRGYMKSIVSALNWAYYQDWLTNAPKTPRIKVSKRKAMKGRPITEAEFKAMLAVTSAVVGDEAAESWKLLLHGLWESALRIEELMNVSWDREGAIIPQWTKGEFPILRIPAAMQKNDTDEDIPLLPGFEKLMLKTPADQRSGWVFEPVSLQVQYGGKPNYPRLESGWVGKVISKIGKKANIVVAPEDKKTGLPAKFASAHDLRRSCGQRLRNAGVPPLVICRIMRHSSWETTRRHYAPGDIQREAEILKRTLLGDETPNPDPTDEEVDSGS, translated from the coding sequence ATGGCGAAAAAGAAAGGGCCTGAAAGTCCCGACGAACAACCAAAAGTTCGGATAGCCGCACCCAAGAATCGACCGTTGCAAATCCGCTACTTCTGCCACCGTGAGAACCGCGAGATTCGGATCTCGGTTGGTAGCAGAAACATGGAGGACGCGGAACGTTTGAAAAAGGAAATCGAAGCAAAACTCCTGTTGGGAATTGAAGTTCGAAGCGACAAGAAGATTGTTCTCGGCCCTGAAATGGAATGGGATCAGTTTCGAGAGCAGTACACCACGCAACACCTGAACTCCCTTCGCGACAAAACTGCCGAAGACGCCGAGAGTCGACTCGACATTGCCACGAGGATCATCAAGCCAAAAACACTGGGGGCCATGGCGGAACCATCTAGTCTTCAACGGCTTCAGTCGAGACTGCTAGCAGGAGAGCAAAGCATGAGAGGCAAACCACGGTCATCGCACACGGTGCGGGGGTATATGAAGAGTATCGTCTCGGCTTTGAACTGGGCGTATTACCAAGACTGGCTAACCAACGCGCCCAAGACTCCACGTATCAAAGTCTCCAAACGCAAGGCCATGAAGGGCCGCCCCATCACCGAAGCTGAGTTCAAGGCGATGCTGGCGGTGACGTCGGCTGTCGTTGGCGATGAAGCTGCGGAATCGTGGAAGCTGCTACTTCACGGTTTGTGGGAATCGGCTCTACGCATCGAGGAACTGATGAACGTCTCGTGGGATCGCGAGGGAGCAATCATTCCCCAATGGACGAAAGGTGAGTTTCCTATCCTGCGGATACCAGCCGCGATGCAAAAGAACGATACCGATGAAGACATTCCGCTGTTGCCTGGGTTCGAAAAGTTGATGCTCAAGACTCCAGCCGATCAACGAAGCGGATGGGTATTTGAGCCCGTGTCATTGCAGGTTCAGTATGGTGGCAAACCAAACTACCCGAGACTGGAGTCAGGCTGGGTAGGAAAAGTCATCAGCAAGATCGGCAAAAAGGCCAACATTGTTGTCGCACCCGAGGACAAGAAGACGGGGTTGCCTGCCAAATTCGCATCTGCTCACGATCTGCGTCGCTCCTGCGGACAACGACTTCGAAACGCTGGCGTACCACCCTTGGTGATCTGCCGAATCATGCGGCACTCGTCGTGGGAAACCACTCGGAGACACTACGCTCCGGGCGACATCCAGCGGGAAGCCGAGATTCTGAAGCGGACTTTATTGGGCGACGAAACGCCAAACCCTGACCCAACGGATGAAGAAGTTGATTCGGGCAGCTAG
- a CDS encoding TolC family protein, protein MHTRVRAWSRVVRIVLVEGAGCVLLIMPNDAVDLSTTDVPLVTQAFNREKPRMVSDLTKRSAWQSCAIVLLVTIGVVGCKSPQTCCDPGLPTRELACRTGVTMQKTPPCQQVIPPGVILEDSLSEDEAVLIALSNNSAFQATLAQLGMAHGDAVQANLLMNPQYLIYFPTGAKEGQYTLFAPIESYLLRPTRVKVANREYRRIGETLVQNGLDLARNVRVAYADLAVATQQAQLAQEALQIRDEVFDVTEKRLKDGDISELETINAKVDRLNAKAAAGVQDQTVAIAEARLATLIGLTRLPTPLVPLPLQSPALLTLDEQQLIDQAFACRPDYNAAKWAVAAASQRSRLSRWLFLRLDGVVDVRSDPGGRTGGGLRFDIPIFNRNEGGVIRADWEVNAAMHQRDTIADQIVADVRTSIRTLRQASENLQVLEQEVAPALVESLDISRKGFADGGTDYLLVLQTTTQYLDAKARILDQKAAYSRALAELERAVGCHLEAGLVDYETFMEVVDVPLAMPAEDPNEEADSDMSTDEGDEPANSEPEETAGEQGSKNLADLLELHGNR, encoded by the coding sequence ATGCATACAAGAGTTCGTGCTTGGAGTCGGGTTGTCCGGATTGTCTTGGTCGAAGGTGCTGGTTGTGTGCTACTAATCATGCCGAACGATGCGGTCGATCTTTCCACTACGGATGTTCCTTTGGTGACGCAGGCTTTCAATCGGGAGAAACCACGGATGGTTTCGGACTTAACGAAGAGATCAGCTTGGCAAAGCTGCGCGATTGTACTGTTGGTGACGATCGGTGTCGTCGGTTGCAAATCGCCGCAAACCTGTTGTGATCCAGGTTTGCCAACCCGCGAGCTGGCCTGTCGAACTGGCGTGACGATGCAAAAGACGCCGCCTTGTCAGCAGGTGATTCCGCCGGGCGTGATTTTGGAAGATAGCCTGAGCGAAGACGAAGCGGTGTTGATCGCACTGTCGAACAATTCGGCGTTCCAAGCGACGCTCGCTCAGTTGGGCATGGCTCATGGCGATGCGGTCCAAGCCAACTTGCTGATGAACCCGCAGTACCTGATCTACTTCCCGACCGGGGCCAAGGAAGGACAGTATACGTTGTTCGCGCCGATCGAGTCCTATCTGCTTCGCCCGACTCGGGTGAAAGTCGCCAATCGAGAGTACCGACGAATCGGCGAGACGCTCGTGCAGAACGGACTCGATTTGGCTCGCAATGTTCGTGTTGCTTACGCGGATCTGGCCGTGGCGACTCAACAGGCTCAACTTGCTCAGGAAGCATTGCAAATCCGCGACGAAGTGTTTGATGTCACTGAGAAGCGTTTGAAAGACGGTGACATCAGTGAACTGGAAACGATTAACGCCAAGGTCGATCGGTTGAATGCGAAAGCGGCGGCGGGTGTGCAGGATCAAACCGTTGCGATCGCCGAAGCTCGTTTGGCGACGTTGATCGGATTGACTCGGTTGCCGACACCGCTCGTGCCGTTGCCGCTGCAATCACCCGCATTGCTGACGCTGGACGAACAACAACTGATTGACCAAGCCTTCGCTTGCCGCCCGGATTACAACGCAGCGAAGTGGGCGGTCGCGGCGGCTTCGCAGCGTTCACGTTTGTCGCGATGGTTGTTCCTACGGCTCGACGGAGTGGTGGACGTACGCAGTGATCCTGGCGGACGCACTGGTGGTGGGTTACGGTTTGACATCCCGATCTTCAACCGAAACGAGGGCGGCGTGATTCGAGCGGACTGGGAAGTGAATGCCGCGATGCACCAGCGCGATACGATCGCGGATCAGATCGTCGCCGACGTTCGCACTTCGATTCGGACATTGCGGCAAGCCTCGGAGAACTTACAAGTGTTGGAGCAAGAGGTCGCGCCGGCTTTGGTTGAATCGCTGGACATTTCGCGAAAGGGCTTTGCCGACGGTGGAACCGATTACTTGTTGGTTCTGCAAACGACGACGCAGTACCTTGACGCGAAGGCTCGCATCCTGGATCAGAAAGCAGCCTACTCTCGGGCGCTCGCCGAATTGGAACGAGCGGTAGGATGCCACTTGGAAGCCGGCCTGGTGGACTACGAAACTTTCATGGAGGTCGTCGACGTGCCGCTTGCAATGCCAGCGGAAGATCCGAACGAGGAAGCCGATTCGGACATGTCAACGGACGAGGGGGACGAACCGGCTAACTCGGAACCAGAGGAGACGGCTGGAGAACAAGGGTCGAAGAATCTGGCGGACTTACTGGAACTCCATGGTAATCGTTGA